A genomic window from Arthrobacter globiformis includes:
- a CDS encoding PH domain-containing protein has protein sequence MSTVPHAGNAAIFKARTNKWFAGFSWFVAAAGLAGLVVAGGAPALAGAGPLLLIAYLGWLLFWRPAVVVHDAGVTIENPFRAITVPWEALVQVDTRYALTLVTPARSYGAWAAPAPGIWGGRNARPEDLRGLPDSTYGPGNSVRPGDLKTTDSGQAAQLVRGRWQQLVESGLLDAGAAETTPVSVKFRWREAAAALILLGLSYWSVAVL, from the coding sequence ATGAGCACTGTGCCGCATGCCGGGAACGCCGCAATCTTCAAAGCGCGCACCAACAAATGGTTTGCCGGATTCTCGTGGTTCGTGGCCGCCGCCGGGTTGGCCGGCTTGGTTGTGGCGGGCGGAGCCCCCGCCCTGGCCGGTGCCGGGCCGCTGCTGCTCATCGCCTATCTGGGCTGGCTGCTGTTCTGGCGTCCGGCGGTAGTGGTCCACGACGCCGGGGTCACCATCGAGAACCCGTTCCGCGCCATCACGGTTCCGTGGGAGGCGCTGGTGCAGGTGGACACCCGGTACGCGCTGACCCTCGTCACGCCCGCCCGAAGCTACGGGGCCTGGGCAGCCCCGGCCCCCGGCATCTGGGGCGGACGCAACGCCCGCCCCGAGGACCTCCGGGGACTGCCGGACAGCACGTACGGGCCGGGGAACTCCGTCCGCCCCGGCGACCTCAAGACCACCGACTCGGGGCAAGCCGCGCAGCTGGTCCGCGGGCGCTGGCAGCAGCTGGTCGAGTCGGGACTCCTGGATGCCGGAGCAGCCGAGACCACTCCGGTCAGCGTGAAGTTCCGCTGGCGCGAGGCCGCG